Proteins encoded in a region of the Zea mays cultivar B73 chromosome 2, Zm-B73-REFERENCE-NAM-5.0, whole genome shotgun sequence genome:
- the LOC100191700 gene encoding target of rapamycin complex subunit LST8 isoform X1, which produces MAQPSVILATASYDHTIRFWEAKSGRCYRTIQYPDSQVNRLEITPDKRFLAAAGNPHIRLFDVNSNSPQPVISYDSHTSNVMAVGFHCDGNWMYSGSEDGTVRIWDLRTGTCQREYESRAAVNTVVLHPNQKELISGDQNGNIRVWDLAANSCSCELVPEVDTAVRSLTVMWDGSMVVAANNRGTCYVWRLLKGTQTITCFEPLHKLQAHDGYILKCLLSPEFCDPNRYLATASSDRTVKIWNVDGFKLERTLVGHQRWVWDCVFSVDGAYLITASSDTTARLWTMSTGEAIRVYQGHHKATVCCALHDGAESAPS; this is translated from the exons ATGGCTCAACCTTCAGTCATTCTAGCAACTGCAAGTTATGATCACACAATCAGATTTTGGGAAGCCAAGAGCGGTCGCTGTTACCGCACTATTCAGTATCCAGACTCT CAAGTTAATCGCCTTGAGATAACCCCTGACAAGCGGTTCTTAGCTGCTGCTGGCAATCCTCATATCCGCCTTTTTGACGTCAACTCAAATAGCCCTCAGCCG GTAATTAGCTATGATTCACATACTAGCAATGTGATGGCTGTGGGATTTCATTGTGATGGTAACTGGATGTACTCAGGCTCTGAAGATGGTACTGTTAGAATTTGGGATTTACG GACTGGCACTTGCCAACGAGAATATGAAAGTCGTGCTGCAGTTAACACTGTAGTTCTGCACCCAAATCAG AAAGAGCTAATATCTGGTGATCAGAATGGAAACATACGTGTATGGGATTTGGCTGCTAACTCATGCAGCTGTGAGTTG GTGCCAGAAGTTGATACTGCTGTAAGATCTCTGACAGTCATGTGGGATGGGAGTATGGTGGTTGCTGCAAATAACCGTGGGACATGTTACGTTTGGCGCCTGCTTAAGGGTACTCAG ACAATTACCTGCTTCGAACCTCTGCACAAACTGCAAGCCCATGATGGCTACATTCTGAAGTGCCTGCTTTCACCCGAATTTTGCGATCCAAACAG GTATCTTGCCACAGCATCATCTGACCGCACTGTAAAGATTTGGAATGTCGATGGCTTCAAGTTGGAAAGAACTTTAGTCG GCCATCAGCGTTGGGTTTGGGACTGTGTCTTCTCCGTCGATGGTGCTTATCTGATAACAG CATCTTCTGACACTACAGCGAGGCTATGGACGATGTCGACTGGAGAGGCCATCAGGGTGTACCAGGGTCATCACAAGGCCACCGTGTGCTGTGCTCTCCATGATGGAGCAGAATCAGCGCCCTCATAA